Proteins co-encoded in one Salarias fasciatus chromosome 4, fSalaFa1.1, whole genome shotgun sequence genomic window:
- the fam83ga gene encoding nucleolar protein dao-5 isoform X1 translates to MALSQIQCLDDNNVNPRTHESKPEFFYCEDQRLALETLLRDGRETFFKYLEARGVRGFLSDLELEALSAAMEPYDPGKDLFPENVEGEPTPLSQHYWPDLSDTSIPEMDLGWPDSEGYRGVTRTTVYTQPPLDGQAHIKEVVRKMIAQAQRVIGVVMDIFTDVDIFRDLIDIGFKKRVSVYILLERTNLPHFLSMCRRANMHSGHLKHLRVRCTEGAEFHTRSCTKVRGRMGHRFMFVDGDKAVSGSYSFTWMSSRLDRNLITVTTGQAVEGFDRLFRYLYANSSSVDLRQVVMEPEPEPEVLPQPVTVVLPSAAVARKMYNPKYALVAASNPSPTTSVGHESPKEPETPENPKKKRRVKASEEDALPLHPGLVNLEKAYLIPYLPTWPEPDPPSDVIGFINIRDANKPAQVHLQRSEMFETSQAIRFSSPFSKPAEALPEVCKPRQLTVTAEEMNKPQPALNERITAALEINKTKAKEFTADKVLPAHVSENYPKSKEKAPEQILPASVPKFQDLGKDTIKALNTDNKLYGTNTAANRVSGSETPYMSLRSGSKTPIPSKGTSSQLAETLSRNSLKSNSLRRSDATKEADAVSSLNTEGVAVYRPHTLESNSTQTPQLPASSSSNSITKVETTQNTVASLTDSHTQAARMKPESVSISSAAVNSPSVPQNNPTSITTMHSNTTAGASVLNNRASVPLGTQFSAAQNPSRSSSTSSSLTSPLPVPKPQTVQLLAGDDSSDSQACLVKKPETSSEPQVIHNEPPVQTAVPSSPLKGPDGKAGTQTHSEHSRTTKETAHPRESLTSKETKIKEADGRLDGKVRSPSFTGNKLQTQTNILITDSSNAIASANFHQAVSNKVNAKTLISTDNKITLKRDSVSAGQENTNIPEKNLSILEFDQMPNVKEKNGTKSKTYLVRQNDPQKISYNRLTPQDIGIFDHAASSKDLIHSPVSLSQSPYHSKDSAGRSPLKFPADTLIEQGKQAVFTPAHSQETSPQDTQSNFQELISKAQGNVQAPDKTLRLQPTDTGSPGLNAQSPDRDSRPILSPVRTPTPDRLSPHVAPPDSTPMPDLRSHTPGFRTPTSDVSDGYVSSRDDSNLSTTSEEYYECSDSPFHEPVFEHMFSSSSSTNQNHSSVSAALGTTGRGSFWSETQTFAEPDRGSASSVIDMRAKRRQTEDEDNERGKEEKVRKASVVRKTERESQETDGRHGDEADSMADQLSKDRNSTETAETAKDAHSPKKRGTINQSATGRRVAPGESTTEGAGRTRLSIGDPKPVRVPSQAERPAKVPTGREKVSNQEGLRSSAVERREKPQSSRETEEQKRAQQHDVASPSSRPPRPPRPPSGNQLVARPWVNRPLNQTESKVLEVLEFRKVPTRPPPPAAAAAAAVPAGQKQVSQNQQQGGASRQPPAAQGRTRAGPTQSQTSHQKPQSFLHTQANLQSQPLPHTQSQVASAADAPGQDEGKGPFGFSFSKLYNLRGMRTNKAPAQAKSGGSRSPAEPRKSTS, encoded by the exons ATGGCTCTGTCTCAGATACAGTGCCTGGACGATAACAACGTGAACCCTCGGACGCACGAGTCCAAGCCGGAGTTCTTCTACTGCGAGGACCAGCGGCTCGCGCTCGAGACGCTGCTGCGGGATGGCCGCGAGACGTTCTTCAAGTACCTGGAGGCGCGCGGCGTGAGGGGCTTCCTGTccgacctggagctggaggctcTCAGCGCGGCGATGGAGCCCTACGACCCGGGGAAGGACCTGTTCCCGGAGAACGTGGAGGGGGAGCCGACGCCGCTGTCGCAGCACTACTGGCCGGACCTGTCGGACACGTCCATCCCGGAGATGGACCTGGGCTGGCCGGACAGCGAGGGGTACCGGGGGGTGACCCGCACCACCGTGTACACGCAGCCCCCGCTGGACGGGCAGGCTCACATCAAGGAGGTGGTCCGGAAGATGATCGCACAGGCACAAAGG GTAATAGGAGTCGTCATGGACATCTTCACCGATGTTGACATCTTCAGGGACTTAATAGACATTGGCTTCAAGAAGAGGGTTTCAGTCTACATCCTGCTTGAACGCACAAACCTACCTCATTTCCTGTCCATGTGTCGGAGGGCTAACATGCACTCAGGACACCTCAAG CATCTCCGTGTACGCTGCACAGAAGGAGCAGAGTTCCACACTCGGTCCTGCACCAAGGTCAGAGGGCGAATGGGACACCGGTTCATGTTCGTGGATGGAGACAAAGCTGTGTCTGGGTCGTACAG TTTCACCTGGATGTCCTCTCGGCTGGATAGAAACCTCATCACCGTGACCACAGGCCAGGCCGTGGAAGGCTTCGATCGGCTGTTTCGCTACCTCTACGCCAACTCTAGCTCTGTCGACCTCCGACAGGTTGTCATGGAGCCTGAGCCCGAGCCGGAAGTTCTACCGCAGCCGGTCACCGTGGTGCTCCCTTCTGCTGCCGTCGCAAGAAAAATGTACAATCCAAAATATGCCCTGGTTGCTGCCTCCAACCCCAGCCCCACCACCTCCGTTGGCCACGAGAGCCCCAAAGAGCCCGAAACGCCGGAGAACCCCAAGAAAAAGAGGCGTGTGAAGGCTAGTGAAGAGGACGCTCTTCCCCTTCATCCTGGACTAGTCAATCTAGAAAAAGCATACTTGATCCCGTACCTGCCCACCTGGCCGGAGCCTGACCCCCCCAGCGATGTAATAGGGTTCATTAACATCCGGGATGCCAACAAACCGGCTCAGGTCCATCTGCAGCGCTCAGAGATGTTTGAAACCAGCCAGGCTATCCGGTTTAGCTCTCCCTTTAGCAAGCCAGCCGAAGCATTACCAGAGGTCTGCAAACCAAGACAGCTGACTGTTACAGCCGAGGAGATGAATAAACCCCAGCCTGCGCTGAACGAACGCATAACTGCAGCGttggaaataaacaaaactaaagCTAAAGAGTTTACAGCAGACAAAGTGCTGCCAGCACACGTCAGTGAGAATTATCCCAAGAGTAAAGAAAAAGCACCAGAACAGATTCTTCCTGCTTCTGTGCCAAAGTTTCAGGACTTAGGCAAAGACACCATTAAGGCCCTCAACACTGACAACAAACTGTATGGAACAAACACAGCCGCTAACAGAGTCTCTGGCAGTGAGACACCTTATATGAGCCTCAGATCAGGCAGCAAAACACCCATTCCTAGCAAGGGGACCTCTTCCCAGTTAGCAGAAACTCTCTCCAGAAACAGCCTAAAGTCAAACTCGCTCCGAAGATCAGACGCCACCAAGGAAGCCGACGCTGTGTCTAGTTTAAACACAGAAGGTGTTGCTGTGTACCGGCCACATACCCTGGAGTCAAACAGCACGCAAACCCCTCAACTACCTGCTTCCTCCAGCTCAAACTCAATAACAAAAGTAGAAACAACGCAAAACACTGTGGCATCGCTtacagattcacacacacaggctgctcGGATGAAACCAGAAAGTGTTTCCATCTCCTCCGCAGCTGTAAATTCCCCCTCCGTTCCACAAAATAATCCGACTTCCATCACTACGATGCACTCAAACACAACTGCCGGTGCTTCTGTTCTCAATAATAGAGCCTCCGTTCCCCTTGGTACCCAGTTTTCAGCAGCACAAAACCCTTCCCGCTCATCCTCTACATCCTCTTCTTTGACCTCACCGCTTCCCGTCCCCAAACCTCAAACTGTCCAGCTTCTTGCCGGTGACGACAGCAGCGATAGCCAGGCGTGCCTGGTCAAGAAGCCTGAGACAAGCTCAGAGCCACAAGTGATCCACAACGAGCCCCCTGTACAAACTGCAGTCCCGTCATCTCCACTGAAAGGGCCTGACGGTAAAgcaggcacacaaacacacagcgagcACTCAAGAACTACCAAAGAAACTGCACACCCCAGAGAGAGTCTGACGTCCAAAGAAACAAAGATTAAAGAAGCAGATGGACGACTTGACGGCAAAGTAAGATCACCCTCATTTACTGGAAACAAACTGCAAACCCAGACAAATATTTTGATTACTGATTCATCAAATGCGATTGCCAGTGCGAATTTTCATCAAGCTGTATCTAACAAAGTTAATGCCAAGACTTTAATATCGACAGATAACAAGATAACCTTAAAGAGGGACTCTGTATCTGCaggacaggaaaacacaaacatcccAGAAAAGAATCTATCAATCCTTGAATTTGATCAAATGccaaatgtgaaagaaaaaaatggcacaaaGTCTAAAACATACCTTGTGAGACAGAATGACCCTCAGAAAATATCATATAATAGGTTGACTCCTCAGGATATAGGCATATTTGATCATGCTGCCTCTTCAAAAGACCTTATACACtctcctgtttctctctcacagaGCCCATACCATTCTAAAGACAGTGCTGGCAGGAGTCCACTCAAATTCCCCGCAGATACACTCATTGAGCAAGGGAAACAAGCAGTATTCACACCAGCGCACAGTCAGGAGACATCGCCACAAGACACACAAAGCAACTTTCAAGAATTGATTTCCAAAGCGCAGGGAAATGTACAAGCCCCAGATAAAACCCTGCGATTACAGCCGACTGACACAGGCTCGCCGGGGCTGAACGCACAATCCCCTGACCGAGATTCGCGGCCAATCCTGTCTCCGGTACGAACTCCTACTCCAGATAGATTATCTCCACACGTAGCTCCACCTGATTCAACGCCCATGCCAGACCTGCGATCGCACACGCCAGGTTTTCGAACGCCCACATCTGACGTTAGTGACGGATATGTCTCATCAAGGGATGATTCGAACCTGTCCACCACCTCTGAAGAGTATTACGAATGTAGTGACTCTCCTTTCCACGAACCCGTTTTTGAACAcatgttttccagcagcagttcTACAAACCAGAATCAcagctctgtttctgctgcgtTAGGCACGACAGGCAGGGgtagtttttggagtgaaacgCAGACGTTTGCCGAGCCTGATAGaggctctgcttcctctgtgaTTGATATGAGAGCGAAGAGGAGGCagacagaggatgaagacaatgagagaggaaaggaagaaaaggTGAGGAAAGCGAGTGTGGTTAGGAAGACAGAGCGGGAGTCCCAGGAGACTGACGGGAGACATGGTGACGAGGCTGACAGCATGGCGGACCAGCTTAGCAAAGATAGAAattccacagaaacagcagaaacagctaAAGACGCCCATAGTCCAAAGAAAAGAGGGACTATCAACCAATCAGCCACAGGTAGACGAGTGGCTCCGGGAGAATCGACCACTGAAGGAGCAGGCCGGACACGACTTTCCATTGGTGACCCTAAACCAGTGCGGGTTCCCTCTCAGGCAGAGAGACCAGCCAAAGTGCCCACAGGAAGGGAGAAGGTATCGAACCAGGAGGGACTCAGGTCCAGTGCTgtagagagaagagagaagccCCAGTCGAGCAGAGAGACTGAGGAACAGAAG agggctcagCAGCATGACGTGGCGTCTCCCTCCTCCCGACCGCCCAGACCTCCCCGGCCTCCCTCAGGAAACCAATTGGTCGCTCGCCCTTGGGTCAACCGTCCACTGAACCAGACAGAAAGCAAGGTGCTTGAAGTTTTGGAGTTTCGTAAAGTACCGACCAGACcgccacctccagcagcagcagcagcagcggcggtcCCAGCTGGGCAGAAGCAGGTCTCCCAGAACCAGCAGCAAGGCGGTGCCTCCCGGCAGCCTCCGGCAGCGCAGGGAAGGACAAGAGCCGGACCAACGCAGAGCCAAACGTCCCACCAGAAACCACAATCCTTTCTGCACACGCAAGCCAACCTGCAGTCCCAGCCGCTGCCTCACACCCAGAGCCAGGTGGCGTCTGCAGCCGACGCTCCTGGACAGGACGAGGGGAAGGGTCCTTTCGGCTTCTCTTTCAGCAAGCTGTACAACCTGAGGGGGATGAGAACGAACAAGGCACCGGCGCAGGCCAAGAGCGGCGGCTCCAGATCTCCTGCAGAGCCACGAAAGAGCACCAGTTAG
- the fam83ga gene encoding protein FAM83G isoform X2: MALSQIQCLDDNNVNPRTHESKPEFFYCEDQRLALETLLRDGRETFFKYLEARGVRGFLSDLELEALSAAMEPYDPGKDLFPENVEGEPTPLSQHYWPDLSDTSIPEMDLGWPDSEGYRGVTRTTVYTQPPLDGQAHIKEVVRKMIAQAQRVIGVVMDIFTDVDIFRDLIDIGFKKRVSVYILLERTNLPHFLSMCRRANMHSGHLKHLRVRCTEGAEFHTRSCTKVRGRMGHRFMFVDGDKAVSGSYSFTWMSSRLDRNLITVTTGQAVEGFDRLFRYLYANSSSVDLRQVVMEPEPEPEVLPQPVTVVLPSAAVARKMYNPKYALVAASNPSPTTSVGHESPKEPETPENPKKKRRVKASEEDALPLHPGLVNLEKAYLIPYLPTWPEPDPPSDVIGFINIRDANKPAQVHLQRSEMFETSQAIRFSSPFSKPAEALPEVCKPRQLTVTAEEMNKPQPALNERITAALEINKTKAKEFTADKVLPAHVSENYPKSKEKAPEQILPASVPKFQDLGKDTIKALNTDNKLYGTNTAANRVSGSETPYMSLRSGSKTPIPSKGTSSQLAETLSRNSLKSNSLRRSDATKEADAVSSLNTEGVAVYRPHTLESNSTQTPQLPASSSSNSITKVETTQNTVASLTDSHTQAARMKPESVSISSAAVNSPSVPQNNPTSITTMHSNTTAGASVLNNRASVPLGTQFSAAQNPSRSSSTSSSLTSPLPVPKPQTVQLLAGDDSSDSQACLVKKPETSSEPQVIHNEPPVQTAVPSSPLKGPDGKAGTQTHSEHSRTTKETAHPRESLTSKETKIKEADGRLDGKRAQQHDVASPSSRPPRPPRPPSGNQLVARPWVNRPLNQTESKVLEVLEFRKVPTRPPPPAAAAAAAVPAGQKQVSQNQQQGGASRQPPAAQGRTRAGPTQSQTSHQKPQSFLHTQANLQSQPLPHTQSQVASAADAPGQDEGKGPFGFSFSKLYNLRGMRTNKAPAQAKSGGSRSPAEPRKSTS; the protein is encoded by the exons ATGGCTCTGTCTCAGATACAGTGCCTGGACGATAACAACGTGAACCCTCGGACGCACGAGTCCAAGCCGGAGTTCTTCTACTGCGAGGACCAGCGGCTCGCGCTCGAGACGCTGCTGCGGGATGGCCGCGAGACGTTCTTCAAGTACCTGGAGGCGCGCGGCGTGAGGGGCTTCCTGTccgacctggagctggaggctcTCAGCGCGGCGATGGAGCCCTACGACCCGGGGAAGGACCTGTTCCCGGAGAACGTGGAGGGGGAGCCGACGCCGCTGTCGCAGCACTACTGGCCGGACCTGTCGGACACGTCCATCCCGGAGATGGACCTGGGCTGGCCGGACAGCGAGGGGTACCGGGGGGTGACCCGCACCACCGTGTACACGCAGCCCCCGCTGGACGGGCAGGCTCACATCAAGGAGGTGGTCCGGAAGATGATCGCACAGGCACAAAGG GTAATAGGAGTCGTCATGGACATCTTCACCGATGTTGACATCTTCAGGGACTTAATAGACATTGGCTTCAAGAAGAGGGTTTCAGTCTACATCCTGCTTGAACGCACAAACCTACCTCATTTCCTGTCCATGTGTCGGAGGGCTAACATGCACTCAGGACACCTCAAG CATCTCCGTGTACGCTGCACAGAAGGAGCAGAGTTCCACACTCGGTCCTGCACCAAGGTCAGAGGGCGAATGGGACACCGGTTCATGTTCGTGGATGGAGACAAAGCTGTGTCTGGGTCGTACAG TTTCACCTGGATGTCCTCTCGGCTGGATAGAAACCTCATCACCGTGACCACAGGCCAGGCCGTGGAAGGCTTCGATCGGCTGTTTCGCTACCTCTACGCCAACTCTAGCTCTGTCGACCTCCGACAGGTTGTCATGGAGCCTGAGCCCGAGCCGGAAGTTCTACCGCAGCCGGTCACCGTGGTGCTCCCTTCTGCTGCCGTCGCAAGAAAAATGTACAATCCAAAATATGCCCTGGTTGCTGCCTCCAACCCCAGCCCCACCACCTCCGTTGGCCACGAGAGCCCCAAAGAGCCCGAAACGCCGGAGAACCCCAAGAAAAAGAGGCGTGTGAAGGCTAGTGAAGAGGACGCTCTTCCCCTTCATCCTGGACTAGTCAATCTAGAAAAAGCATACTTGATCCCGTACCTGCCCACCTGGCCGGAGCCTGACCCCCCCAGCGATGTAATAGGGTTCATTAACATCCGGGATGCCAACAAACCGGCTCAGGTCCATCTGCAGCGCTCAGAGATGTTTGAAACCAGCCAGGCTATCCGGTTTAGCTCTCCCTTTAGCAAGCCAGCCGAAGCATTACCAGAGGTCTGCAAACCAAGACAGCTGACTGTTACAGCCGAGGAGATGAATAAACCCCAGCCTGCGCTGAACGAACGCATAACTGCAGCGttggaaataaacaaaactaaagCTAAAGAGTTTACAGCAGACAAAGTGCTGCCAGCACACGTCAGTGAGAATTATCCCAAGAGTAAAGAAAAAGCACCAGAACAGATTCTTCCTGCTTCTGTGCCAAAGTTTCAGGACTTAGGCAAAGACACCATTAAGGCCCTCAACACTGACAACAAACTGTATGGAACAAACACAGCCGCTAACAGAGTCTCTGGCAGTGAGACACCTTATATGAGCCTCAGATCAGGCAGCAAAACACCCATTCCTAGCAAGGGGACCTCTTCCCAGTTAGCAGAAACTCTCTCCAGAAACAGCCTAAAGTCAAACTCGCTCCGAAGATCAGACGCCACCAAGGAAGCCGACGCTGTGTCTAGTTTAAACACAGAAGGTGTTGCTGTGTACCGGCCACATACCCTGGAGTCAAACAGCACGCAAACCCCTCAACTACCTGCTTCCTCCAGCTCAAACTCAATAACAAAAGTAGAAACAACGCAAAACACTGTGGCATCGCTtacagattcacacacacaggctgctcGGATGAAACCAGAAAGTGTTTCCATCTCCTCCGCAGCTGTAAATTCCCCCTCCGTTCCACAAAATAATCCGACTTCCATCACTACGATGCACTCAAACACAACTGCCGGTGCTTCTGTTCTCAATAATAGAGCCTCCGTTCCCCTTGGTACCCAGTTTTCAGCAGCACAAAACCCTTCCCGCTCATCCTCTACATCCTCTTCTTTGACCTCACCGCTTCCCGTCCCCAAACCTCAAACTGTCCAGCTTCTTGCCGGTGACGACAGCAGCGATAGCCAGGCGTGCCTGGTCAAGAAGCCTGAGACAAGCTCAGAGCCACAAGTGATCCACAACGAGCCCCCTGTACAAACTGCAGTCCCGTCATCTCCACTGAAAGGGCCTGACGGTAAAgcaggcacacaaacacacagcgagcACTCAAGAACTACCAAAGAAACTGCACACCCCAGAGAGAGTCTGACGTCCAAAGAAACAAAGATTAAAGAAGCAGATGGACGACTTGACGGCAAA agggctcagCAGCATGACGTGGCGTCTCCCTCCTCCCGACCGCCCAGACCTCCCCGGCCTCCCTCAGGAAACCAATTGGTCGCTCGCCCTTGGGTCAACCGTCCACTGAACCAGACAGAAAGCAAGGTGCTTGAAGTTTTGGAGTTTCGTAAAGTACCGACCAGACcgccacctccagcagcagcagcagcagcggcggtcCCAGCTGGGCAGAAGCAGGTCTCCCAGAACCAGCAGCAAGGCGGTGCCTCCCGGCAGCCTCCGGCAGCGCAGGGAAGGACAAGAGCCGGACCAACGCAGAGCCAAACGTCCCACCAGAAACCACAATCCTTTCTGCACACGCAAGCCAACCTGCAGTCCCAGCCGCTGCCTCACACCCAGAGCCAGGTGGCGTCTGCAGCCGACGCTCCTGGACAGGACGAGGGGAAGGGTCCTTTCGGCTTCTCTTTCAGCAAGCTGTACAACCTGAGGGGGATGAGAACGAACAAGGCACCGGCGCAGGCCAAGAGCGGCGGCTCCAGATCTCCTGCAGAGCCACGAAAGAGCACCAGTTAG
- the fam83ga gene encoding protein FAM83G isoform X3 — MALSQIQCLDDNNVNPRTHESKPEFFYCEDQRLALETLLRDGRETFFKYLEARGVRGFLSDLELEALSAAMEPYDPGKDLFPENVEGEPTPLSQHYWPDLSDTSIPEMDLGWPDSEGYRGVTRTTVYTQPPLDGQAHIKEVVRKMIAQAQRVIGVVMDIFTDVDIFRDLIDIGFKKRVSVYILLERTNLPHFLSMCRRANMHSGHLKHLRVRCTEGAEFHTRSCTKVRGRMGHRFMFVDGDKAVSGSYSFTWMSSRLDRNLITVTTGQAVEGFDRLFRYLYANSSSVDLRQVVMEPEPEPEVLPQPVTVVLPSAAVARKIGLSSMTWRLPPPDRPDLPGLPQETNWSLALGSTVH, encoded by the exons ATGGCTCTGTCTCAGATACAGTGCCTGGACGATAACAACGTGAACCCTCGGACGCACGAGTCCAAGCCGGAGTTCTTCTACTGCGAGGACCAGCGGCTCGCGCTCGAGACGCTGCTGCGGGATGGCCGCGAGACGTTCTTCAAGTACCTGGAGGCGCGCGGCGTGAGGGGCTTCCTGTccgacctggagctggaggctcTCAGCGCGGCGATGGAGCCCTACGACCCGGGGAAGGACCTGTTCCCGGAGAACGTGGAGGGGGAGCCGACGCCGCTGTCGCAGCACTACTGGCCGGACCTGTCGGACACGTCCATCCCGGAGATGGACCTGGGCTGGCCGGACAGCGAGGGGTACCGGGGGGTGACCCGCACCACCGTGTACACGCAGCCCCCGCTGGACGGGCAGGCTCACATCAAGGAGGTGGTCCGGAAGATGATCGCACAGGCACAAAGG GTAATAGGAGTCGTCATGGACATCTTCACCGATGTTGACATCTTCAGGGACTTAATAGACATTGGCTTCAAGAAGAGGGTTTCAGTCTACATCCTGCTTGAACGCACAAACCTACCTCATTTCCTGTCCATGTGTCGGAGGGCTAACATGCACTCAGGACACCTCAAG CATCTCCGTGTACGCTGCACAGAAGGAGCAGAGTTCCACACTCGGTCCTGCACCAAGGTCAGAGGGCGAATGGGACACCGGTTCATGTTCGTGGATGGAGACAAAGCTGTGTCTGGGTCGTACAG TTTCACCTGGATGTCCTCTCGGCTGGATAGAAACCTCATCACCGTGACCACAGGCCAGGCCGTGGAAGGCTTCGATCGGCTGTTTCGCTACCTCTACGCCAACTCTAGCTCTGTCGACCTCCGACAGGTTGTCATGGAGCCTGAGCCCGAGCCGGAAGTTCTACCGCAGCCGGTCACCGTGGTGCTCCCTTCTGCTGCCGTCGCAAGAAAAAT agggctcagCAGCATGACGTGGCGTCTCCCTCCTCCCGACCGCCCAGACCTCCCCGGCCTCCCTCAGGAAACCAATTGGTCGCTCGCCCTTGGGTCAACCGTCCACTGA